The following is a genomic window from Fundulus heteroclitus isolate FHET01 chromosome 16, MU-UCD_Fhet_4.1, whole genome shotgun sequence.
TGATTAATGCTGATTCTGAGTCAAAGAAGACAGAAGCTTGTCTGAGAATGACCTCTTGTGTTGGTGAGAATCTGAAAGTTTGAGGACTTCATTAAGGAGAAAGCATCTTTCCCTCTCACAGCGCACATGAGAGCTGATGATGACACACTCTGCTGTGGTAAAACTGTTCCCCCATCTCGTAGGGACTCCACCACTGGGCCTGGAGGCGACTCAACTCAGATAGCCACCTCAGACCAAGCAGCGTGAATTTAAAATGGGTTGGAAGCATACTTGCTagctttacactgcaaaaagggagtaaaatattcttaaaatttgtctatttttccttgatttgagcagctaaataagactatctgccaatggaatgcaaatttctacccctaagataagataattagacatcctgcacttgaaataagatgatggagatgaattgttcttattttaagtgcaaaaatattattctattggcaaatagtccaaTTTATCAgcttaaatcaatgaaaaatacaatattttcaagaggattttacctacttttagttccctttttgcagtgtatatgcTTATCTTTCAATATATAACATAAGTACAACAAGACATACAACAGGGCCATGCAGATGATCATAGCATCAGATGATTCTCTTCGTCAACACTACACTTCCTTTTAGATGCAGGTTCTgaataaattcattaaaatcAGAATTCTAGCTACTGCCCCATTGGTTTTGGAGTTATTGCTGCGAAGGATTGTGAAAAGATCACAACAGGGGACCTTCACCAACCTCACTTACTGTCTGAACTGCTTCCTTCCAGACAAATGGTACCACAAAATCTACATTCTGTGCCGAGCTGGTTAAATGCTGGATCAAAATAGCCACCTGGTCAATGTCAAGACTGAGATGGACTTTTCTTGAGATGAGATGGATGGATTTCTAGTGCGCTTTGCCAAAGTTGTGGAACATGTTTTTGCTGCATGGCACATTGTGGAAATGTAACGTTGGCTCTACATAAGCACCATCAGGCCTGGACTGGAAACGACCCTGAAGCTCTTAGGCTTTGAACTTCTTAAGTATTGCTGAAACAATTTAATGGAGAAATCTAATCTGCGGAGCAAACAAAGCAAATTTTCAAATCCCATAACCCGTAATATATACGTATATTAcaagtttaaaagtaaaatccatccatccatcaattttctaacacgtctatcccgtgtggggtcacgaggggcgctggtgcctatctccagctgtcaatgggcgagaggctgggtataacctggacaggtcgccagtccatcgcagtaaaagtaaaatatttatgCAAAAGATCAAATAAATTTTAAGACCTAATTGCAGAGTAAGGTTgtgttgcagcattttttttttgtagaagtaATAGCACCAGACAGTGAGAGGGTAGATCAGCCAATGCAATGAAACAGACTTTTTCTAATTCTATTATCTGAAAGTACAGTTATGTAGGGAAAATCAAAAATTTCTGattataaaataattagataaataaGAGTCACAGTATAGCTATTAATGCTATTGTAATAATGGAAAGCTGGAAACAGTCCCACAATTGATCAGAGGGCTCAGGCAGTTCATTTCTTTTTCGTATTCCTGAGATTTTAGTGACCAGACATCCCCCTtaacaaaccttttttattaCCACACCAGTTGACTTTATGTATAGTCAGGTAAAATCAGTGCAATTTTGGAAAACGCTGCAGTAAAAAAGGCAATGGTCGATCAGCCTGAgcttggaggaagaaaaaaaaaaatcaaaagaatcGATAAGGATAGAGTAATGATGTGGGTCAAAAAATGGGTCACGTAGCCTACGACTCTAAaagaattattttaaagatttgaCACGGAGGATTTCATTTGATACCTGGAAGAAGGTGCATAGTTCAGCTCTTATTATTTTGtccttatttcttttaaaaacctcAAATAGATGTTCTGGCTATACAACCGAGCTTGACCAGAGCTGtgcatgaaaaagaaaactgtttacattgttaagtgttttttttttttcatcccatATTTTGACAGCAGACCTGTCAGCAGACAGCAGATCTGCCCTTTCTGCTTCAAGTCTTCCTGACAACCACGAACGCGGCTCCCTGTGGATTTGACTGGTCAGCTGAGGACAGTGGAGGAGTTTGGGTTCTTGAATTCTGCCCTGCAGAGGGTTGATAGAAGTAGACTCGGCCGGGTTAAGCAGCTGTTCTGCGAAGGGCTCTGAGGTTTGTTAGACAACACTCCTGTGAGCAACGTGCCAAGCTTTAGACGTATCGCTTAGCTCCGTTTAACACAGGCGGAAATAACGGGGGGGGAAGGGGGGCACGTGGACCCCCCAGTTCgaagaaaaaaagattgctACCTCCATAAATCATTGCAGGAACGTGAaactttaaacaatttaaaaataaaacgcaCAACAGAAAATCTGCCATTCATCCAGGCGACACCATACGTTTATACATTACCCTCCACTGATGTTAATACAGTGGTTTGGTACCATTGCACTGCGTCATCTGCCGAGCTGCTTGCCCAGTAAACAACCTGTAAGGGGGCCAGCAGGGGGCTTGTGATGTCCTTCAGACGCTTCAACACCATATACCGCAAGGATTTCATGAGCACAGATGTCAGGGTGACCGGCCTGCAGTCACTTAACCCCGTGATGGCGTTTTTTCTCGGTGACCGGGACGAAGCTGAAAGATTTCATGGCCATGCTCTGGTTTACATGTGAGCTCGCTGTTTGGTTCCTGGTAGTCACTAACAGATTCAGCAGGGTGGTTAATAGATTTGTTCACGATAAGCTAAATAAACAAGGATCAAACGTGCATCTCTGCTGTGTCGGTTCTTTAATAGAGCCGCCCTGAGAAGCTGTTTGAATTTTTCTGGACTGCAGAGCAGATGACTGTTTTTCTCCACCCACAAATTTTGTGAGTCATGGCGGGTGCATGCAAACCCAACGGAGTGAGGGTGCTTGTCTTTCTCTTCCTCGCCTGTATTATGAGCACATGTGCCAGGGTATAGCTTTCCATTTCTGTCTATTTCttgcatttctttttgtatGATGCACTATGATGTGAGTACCTTCCCTGTGAACAGAGATACCTGTgcaaactgaactaaaacaaaatgaatcaaGGAGTGAAAAATGTATCTAATGCAGCCAATAATTACCTGTCTTTCATTTGGGATGTGGAATGCTCTTTAGGATTATGTTTCTTGAAAGGTGGTGTTTTCTCCTCAGGAATATGTTTGCCAGGCAACTCTGGCTCAGATGAAGGATTTATAGATATTTATTTATCACAAGAGCAGGTCACCTTAAGTCAATATAAAAAGTTGGATGTTTCTGGTGACCCAGCTGCAACCGTTCTTTCATCtgttttaaagattttctttttctgcaaaatactttattttcaacaagaagttaaaaataaagtcaGGATATTCCTCGTATCAACTCTCACATTTTAGGTTTCTTTGTGGCTTTGATAAAGaatgtttttcacaaaaaacataaattcttTCCACAATACCCATATGTGACTGGCTGTTGCCGGCATCTAACACAAACAATGGAAATTATTAACTAATTCAAGTTGACCCAATGCAAATTAGTGGAGCTGCATGCAATTGACATCGTTGTGTCACTTCATGCAGCACTGCAATTGCAAAGCACTGCTTGGTTTGTTATATTTAGTAGCCGATTATATTTCAGGTACTGATTGTAATGGAAATATTGTGTTGATGAAGGAGATAGAAAGTAGTCTCGGATTTGGATTAAGCATCGATATGataaacataaaatgttttcctaATATCATACAGCTCTGCAAATCTCCATTAAATGCACTTTCATACAGCCAGCCATATTTAATAGTTATTTTTTCTTATAGCTAAAAGGGCTGTAAAGTGGTTTAAAATCACTCACCCACATTTGATTTCACAGTTTTAGCAGAGATATtcatttgtcattttcagatgGGCATCATCTAAACCCACAGGCCAAGTCTCTTATGAATGGATCAAATGTGTAAGTCAACAAAAAAGGCTGCTTTACAACGCATACCATATTTACATATTCTTATTTGTGTTTAGTGATGTGATGCCACTTTCCTAAttatacataaaaatgtatttcacaaaacatttacaatcTTGAGTGCATCATTGACAATAAATTCTgaataaaaaatgcttttcactTTTCACTAGGATTTAGTTTTTGGCAGATAAATTGTATGACGTCTTAAAACCGTACTGATCAACATCTTCCAAATTTAACAGGGTGAAAAATTAACCACAAATTAAGGATTAATGTGTCTGAAGACCTCATTATTCCAACTTCTGTTTTGGGCAAATGCTTACATCATAGGCTACCTGTATTAATTTACAATGACACTAATATATTTTACAGTGTTTGATAACATTtactttaaacattaaaatgcacATAGTCACATTAAGAGTCCTTGTCTCTTGTTTACTTTTATTAACTCTATGTTTTGCCTAAACTGTCTGACAAAGTTTGCCTTTATATGACAAAAGTGTTGTTAAATTATTCTATTTTAAAACTAGGGACTTCCAACTAAAATCTGTGAACATAGTTACTATAAGATGCGTAGTTATAATCTAAATCAGTTCAAATTTGGCCAAGGATATTTGGGATATTATTTTCTGGGGAGGCAAAAAGGAGCTTTcccactttttttaattaacaatcAAAAACCAAAGATAAAAAGTGCACAATTGGTCacactaaaatattttattaaatatcttCAGCAAATTTGTCTCCACATAAGTTGCAAAACTTACAATCGTTACAGTTATTTCAGATAATGATATAAACTGAACAGAGACAGAGAATTTACtttgtaaaacaaacattgCTTGGGTGCCTTAGAAGTGtgtttttgtatgtgtgtgtgtgtgtggttatatcctgttgttttttcaataaaagtCTTTCAAAGATATAATGTGAACCAGAAACACATTGGCAGCTATTGTGTGTTAATCAACAAGTCTGAGCGTCCTCAGCAGCTTCGGAAGTGCTCGCTGTCCACATCCCGTAGGTCCTGACCAGCTGCCTGTGGTGGACTGGTGCATGTAATGTTGTTGTATATGGTGATCGTGCTGTCAGGTTCTTCGCCCTCCGCGTGGGTCTCCACTTGCCGAGGGATGACTTGTGGTTTCAGCAAGCTGTAGTTTCTGAGTGGGAGTGTGGTGCAGTCACATTTCCACTGGTTTCCAGACAGCAGGAGTTTCTCCATGTTCTCGGAGAAATTGGTGACTATGCTTGTCAAGGCATTGGCTCGCAGGTCCAGGTAGCGCAGCCGTGGAAGCACCTGCTTTGTTCCATTCTGCAAAAACTGACGACACTCGTTATTGGACAAGAGAAGGTACTCCAGATTACTAAGGCCAGAGAAAGTGTGATCTGTGAGAACCTCCATCTTGTTGAAGCTTAAGTCTAGAGCTAGGAGTCCTACCAGATCCTCAAAACTCTTATCTTCCACCACAgtgatgttgttctgctgaagGAAAAGCCTCCGTAAACCAGAGAGGCCACTGAAAGCTAGAGCTGTGATCTTTGTAAGGCAGCCTCGGTCCAGATGTAGGCTGTGAAGCTTTGGCAGACTTTTGAACATTTGGTCAGGCAGACTTTTAAAGCAACTTCCAGATAGGTTGATGACAGCCACGTGAGACAGGCCACTGAACGTTCCCATTTGTGCCTCTTGCACTTGATTGTAATCTAGTTCCAGAACCTCCAGATGGCCAAGTCCTTCGAAGATCCTCTCCCCTAGAGCTCGAATTTTGTTGTAACTCAGTCTTAGTTCTTCCAAGTACTGCAGGGTGCGGAAAGTCCTTGGCCTTAAGCCGGTGATGGAGTTGTTGGAAAGGCGCAACACATGAAGACTGAACAGGCCTAAGAATGTGTCTTCATGCAATAAAGTCAGTCTGTTGTTTCTCATGTCCAGCCACCTGAGCGACTTTAGACCTATAAAAGCCCTGGGCATCACACTCCCAATCTGATTCTGGGCCAGGTAAAGCTTTTGCAGTTTAATGAGTTTAACAAACACATTCGCTTTGATAACCTTGAGGTAATTTCCTGTCAGATCCAGCTCTTTAAGCTCGTTAAGATTCTGGAATAGCTGCGGCTGCAAGTAAGCGAGTCGGTTCCCAGCCAGGTTCAGCTCTCGCAAACCTGTCAGGTCATGGAAAACGGTCTCTGGCAAGACTGTAAGTGAGTTCCATCCCAGATTGAGAAACCACATGTGCGACAGCCCAGAAAACAGTCTCTCATCAATGCGACTGAGCTGATTGTTGTGCAGACTAAGCGAAGCAAGGTTAGGTGTGTTCTGGAAGATTGAACTTGGCAACCCACGGAGGCGGTTTCGCTCAAGGTGCATGTGTGCTAGGGACCTGAGGCCTCTGAAAGCCTGAGGATCAAGGGTCGACAGCTGGCCACTCTGTAGATTCAAAAAGTCCAGATTGGTTAGATCCCTAAAAGACGCCGCTGGGAGGGAAGTAAACAAGTTTCCATCTAGCCAGAGATAATGAGTGGACAGCGGTATGTCAGCTGGTATTTGAGTTAAGTTCCTTGCACTGCAGTAGACGTTGAGCTCCAAGCTGTATTCATCGTGCAGACAGTTGCAGCCTTTTGCACAGGGAACCGGATCCTGGGCCACCTTCTCCCCGGCTGTGTCTGGGTCTGGCAACACAGCGGATGCTCCCAGTACCAACACCACCAGAATTATAATGGTTTGCATTCCAGCTATGGACAGAGGATtaatatcaaatcaaaagttaACCGTGGAAAAAACGTGGTTAAAATCGGTTTCATCTTAAATTTGAATTCAGTAAAATAATTGTCTTGCTAAAACGTCTAATTTGTCCTGCTTACCTTCAGTTGCTGTGGCCTCAATTTAAAGTGGACAGGCTGTGAAACACGGAATGACTGGTGCTTGTGCAATTGTTTGTATGCTGAATGGAAAGAATGCCAAGCcctccagctttttttttaagtcagctGCACTGAATGTGCACCATTAACCCATTCATATCCATTGTCCATTTCTTGTGTTCCTTAATGTACTTTATGTAGATAGaagtttttggaaaaaaaaaatatttacttaatttaaatagcaaacaaagtatTGCATTTACCGCTGTATAATTTGTACTTATTTTGAAAGTCTCTTTCATTAACAAATGCTTTAACCTTAGTTGTGACCTAAGTTGTGACCCTGCTGTTGAGTGCAAACTATAGTGAGTTTCAAATTGTGACTCAACGTATTGGAGCATGATGAAATGTTTAACTATCTCTagtctgttttgtagaaccaTTCATATATAATATCAGCAGCTGGAAAAGGAATGCCGTGCTGTTGCCTTTACTGCCTTATTTACTCAGCCATCCTGAGTCTGAGGTCCGAAGGTTCCACAGGTCCATTTTCTAATCGCATAAATGATTGTAATGGCTAACGTTCTGTTTGCTCTTTTACGTGGTATCGGGGTTCTGTACACAGGCATGAACTAGTCATGGCCCGAGGAACAAGCAAATCTAGATAATACTGTCTCCATGTGCATGAATTTTATTGATCAGGCCAAATACTTCCTCACCTATATCCATTAACGCGTCATTAAATAAcgttttttggtttatttatagatttgttTCTGAAAGCATTTTTGTTCTTATGTAACAGTCCAAATCAGAGAACTGTCGAGTGTTATATTCGAGCTTTGATTATTAGGTACAGTGCAGTCAAAGTATGTAAGTATAAAAGTATTATAGATTTGTTCGGTTTTCTGTTGACCTTTAATATTTCACATAATGAATCATTTATTGTAAGACGATATAAGAAAACCTCAGCAAATACACAAAGcctttttcaaatgatgattagatgttttagagaaaaaaaagctatcaaAACAAACCTGACTAAATGTGAAAAGTAATTACCCCCCTTCCCCTATGACAGCAACATCTGCCATCAAGTGTTTAGGATACCTGGTAATGCGTATTTTACATCCCTACTGACGAATCTTTGTCCACTCTTCTtcacaaagtttttttaatttagcaacACTAGAGTGTTTTTGAGCATGCAGCTTGGTAAAGGAACTttccggaccaatcacagcgcaggaGGCGGGGGTTTACGTTGCGTCACTCTTCACCCATAATGCAGGAgtgcttttctgtaaccataacgGTCAACATTTGGGCCGCAATGgaacaatattttaatgaatCCCTTTGTTATGTCCTGAATGACCTGGATATATCTGTAAAGGCTCAACAACTGGCTGCTCTAAGAGCTAAGAGCGAGTGTTGCTTGGAGCTTGCGTCACATCCGTAGTTCTTTGTTTGGTTCTAACCTGTCAGCTGATCCTGTTAGTCCCGCCTTTGAATTCGGGCTCTACTGGCGGCTATCCAGACTGACCGTGTCCATGAATGTCATGTTTATGGTGTAAGTCATGCTGGTCAGGCtaaccaactatagctttaagaatCATTTATTGCACCTGTGAGTGTCAGATTATTGAACGCTAGCAGATGTCCAGCATTCTTTGTGACTGATTACCATGTCTATACTACGACCACGTCctctggattttcctgccttgcTCTGCCCTTGTAGGATATCTATGCCCCTGATCATGTAATACTTAATCTATTCAGGTTGAGATGTGTTGGGTCAGCAGAGTAGCATCTCCGTGGGGTTCGGCTCTTTAATAGCAAGACGGCCCCACAATCTGATACACCAACACAACAACAGCTGAGACTGCTGCTTCGTTTATGGTTTTTGTCAAACTCAGAGTAGAAAAGGAGCACCAGAGAACGCTCTGGGGACAGCTGGACAGAAGAGAGATAGAAGCCATGTGGTATCAAACGGAAGGAGATGAACTAGAGATGTGAAGGTAAGCTAATGCTCATTTGCAATAAGACCAgtgtaaaattatttaacagTTAAACAAGATActagttattaaaaatgttgtgaCGCTGCCCCCTAACGAATCTGACAGTCTTCTGGAGTCGTGTTTCAGTGTCTCAGAATGGTTGGAACTGCGGGCCTCCATAACTTTACTAATGGAAAACCCAATGTGAACCGCTCTCAGTTGGTATAAGTGGAAAAAGGGCACGAGCTTCTGTTTTCTGAACCACAAGCCTTGCCAAGCCCCTGGATTTGTATGCCCTGTGTGTGACCACCTGTACACGACcctggcctgtctcctggacTCAGATCAAGCCTCAGCCCTCCAGCCTGTCTCCTCCACAGCAAGTAAGCCAGCGCTTAGCTCTGCCTAACTACTTGCTCCTGCAAGAGGATCTCTGACTGTTCCAGTGGTCATCATAAATGATCCTTTTAAATGCAACAACATGTCGGGCAGAAATATCGGGTTCCCTTTCTGTCTGCCTCTTAACTATACTACagcttcaaataaaaacaaaaaagcttagATGCATATTTGTTGCTCAGGAGACATAAAAGCTCCATTTTAGGCTTATTAATTATACATCTTGTGGAGAATTGTATATGTTATTAAGAAAACTTAATAATTACTAATTTGTAGCATCACAAACATTGATGTTTAACATTGATATagtaatatatatgtatactgTATCACAGGGTAACAGTCAAATCCTTTTGCTGATAGAAGAACCATTACTGAAACTGCAGTTTCTCTCAGAAAATTGCCTTGTGCCATGACTGACATAGTGAGCTGTTTCATGATTGTTGCTCTCCTGACAAACACCTCTAATTGGCTTATTATGTGGcactcagacacacacagaggttTTCTTTTGAGGGCTCCCAGAGTGGAGATGAGGAGTGTTGGCGAGTGGCAGAATCTGCTGGCGGGGCCGTAAATGTGTACTGGTCTACGCCTTATttaaggaaaatgtatttacgCAAGTAATGCACAACTGTTTGGCCCAGTCATGGGAGGGTATTTTCTCTGAATCTTCACCTGCTGATCAGCCTGGTTGGTAGGGGTGAGGTTTCTATGTGCTATAATTTGCTGCAACTCATGAGCATCTCTGCAGAGAGGTTGGTTTTGTGACCAGCTCATTTCTGATCAGCTAACCCGACAAAGGTCCTCCTCCATCAAAAAAAACTACCGCCAGCATCCAATTACAACCCTAACTCCTGCCTTCAACTCTTGGAACTGTAAGCAATTTCCTCCCTCACCCTCTGTTTAAAGCTCATTGTCTTGGATAATCCTTGCCTAGTCTAACtactcctctcctctcttcttcaTTTAGTTGACTCTGTGGACTCCTTTAAGAAGCAgtgaaattatttgttttttaaacaggccTTTTGTTGAATGTTATTGtggttttattgtaattttatcttattttaatgaTCTTCTTTTATAGTTTTTTATCGGTTTTCTGTACAGCGCTTTGTGTTTGCTTTGTCTGTGAAAGGCACTTAATAAATATTCTTTACTTACTTCCAGACGCTGCAGAAACCTGGACTGCACATTTGCCATTGTAGTTTTTAGGCAGatccttttgcattttacatTCTGCTTCCTGCGAATGATTCGGCATG
Proteins encoded in this region:
- the igfals gene encoding insulin-like growth factor-binding protein complex acid labile subunit, with amino-acid sequence MQTIIILVVLVLGASAVLPDPDTAGEKVAQDPVPCAKGCNCLHDEYSLELNVYCSARNLTQIPADIPLSTHYLWLDGNLFTSLPAASFRDLTNLDFLNLQSGQLSTLDPQAFRGLRSLAHMHLERNRLRGLPSSIFQNTPNLASLSLHNNQLSRIDERLFSGLSHMWFLNLGWNSLTVLPETVFHDLTGLRELNLAGNRLAYLQPQLFQNLNELKELDLTGNYLKVIKANVFVKLIKLQKLYLAQNQIGSVMPRAFIGLKSLRWLDMRNNRLTLLHEDTFLGLFSLHVLRLSNNSITGLRPRTFRTLQYLEELRLSYNKIRALGERIFEGLGHLEVLELDYNQVQEAQMGTFSGLSHVAVINLSGSCFKSLPDQMFKSLPKLHSLHLDRGCLTKITALAFSGLSGLRRLFLQQNNITVVEDKSFEDLVGLLALDLSFNKMEVLTDHTFSGLSNLEYLLLSNNECRQFLQNGTKQVLPRLRYLDLRANALTSIVTNFSENMEKLLLSGNQWKCDCTTLPLRNYSLLKPQVIPRQVETHAEGEEPDSTITIYNNITCTSPPQAAGQDLRDVDSEHFRSC